One Pseudobacteriovorax antillogorgiicola genomic region harbors:
- a CDS encoding isocitrate lyase/phosphoenolpyruvate mutase family protein has product MSALSYMAQFNQEQHLLMQKRYVRRAERFRDKLAITFLDENSQIGNTNITVGDAREGKFVGSPIPDDLKRQWIQGTGPATKPRATLAKSLRNVSYALLSGADGWMFDGEDALGQTETMSLDNLRNLKLANTSDPLFLSISEQVATEMNRWSQSFLSKDIIDDVEKQLKFTTRIYRARGLHLDDRHIRTEAGQALSASITDLTLYVCNNYRSLMEQGRSVVLYLPKIQTAEEAGFWNRMLCALEDYLEIPVGTIKAYVLVEQLEATFQLMEIRAALSPHFVGFNTGRWDYINSVADAMAFDPNFINPNIEEIGMTYGYMRNYEDRVRRAVNTPDLEGQFALWQGGMEPNIPVGSSEGVEASMKKAVKGAEREREAGASGKWVAHWKMVHIVRPVWEKAGEENQCGRSFPPLTYTKEDQDGLTLLEDATTDIRGARNLISVALQYGNAFAQGFQAAALKPADFFNDPSVLYLMEDMATGEIRVSILWEWLHKGAKLTEADSALSLKKGDVFNEEIFSKLMEQEYQKLLDAKDKDVHDDSKTTTLPIARSIVDRYVREPKKLPWYIDLLNLNLGIHNLMTANERIELFINEFQRNGVRMTENLDFRAQDKTLVDLDDPNEYNSQLEELKAWMNGPRFSEIKRLYTAKQVLEQKGSIVESFPIAQMAAEGFYELLRSKFSKGEAITTFGPYSPGQAVAIKRMGIEGIYLGGWATSAKGSKTENPGPDLASYPLSQVPDEAAGLVRALLSADKNQTYSRSKMSHEDRERIPKHDFRPFIIADADTGHGGEAHVRNLVRRFVEVGVPGYHIEDQKPGLKKCGHQGGKVLVTSEEQIKRCNSARFQLDLMGVPGIIVARTDAEAASLLDSSSDERDQPFILGATNREVPSYRTSVMAMQKAIYDQGITDINGFLLYSISNSAYEKANTWLKANEVLLVIDQEIAKFRESGKEDFGESFDVISGEFHKRWEAAAGLKIYTQAVADQLESGSNGGIKYEWTVEQWNDFAKDATHEEAVQKAKDIGVDVIWDSELARTTEGYYQVRGGIDYAIAKSLAVAPYCDIIWMETKTANLADAKIFADAMHAVFPDKMLAYNLSPSFNWDTTGMTEDEMRDFPKEIGKLGFVFNFITYGGHQIDGVAGEEFATALKNDGMLALARIQRRLRLLESPYKTPQTLVGGNRMDGVLMATSGRTATTRAMGKGSTQFQHLIQTEVQPKVLDSWLKIWGETHDIGASVRAELRPHIAGSELLELTIRNESAQSLANVIFASYKDRKDKMILSVRDQNTDTSIRRKRLMLLAHLFLIYRYNVDSVHYVSPSDLNHKQADRMKDLGIYSDVHNEVGDIIVAHVDKDLAKKYQSNDLTEISKLIRKD; this is encoded by the coding sequence ATGAGCGCTCTTTCATACATGGCTCAATTTAACCAAGAACAGCATCTCCTCATGCAAAAACGCTATGTACGAAGAGCTGAGCGATTTCGCGATAAGCTTGCCATAACGTTCTTGGATGAAAATAGCCAAATTGGGAATACCAATATCACCGTAGGAGACGCTCGGGAGGGAAAGTTCGTAGGTTCGCCAATTCCTGACGATCTGAAGCGGCAGTGGATCCAAGGAACCGGCCCAGCGACAAAACCTAGAGCAACTTTGGCAAAAAGCCTTAGGAATGTTTCCTATGCCCTTCTTTCGGGAGCAGATGGCTGGATGTTTGACGGCGAGGACGCTCTTGGTCAAACCGAAACCATGTCTCTCGATAATCTACGCAATCTAAAACTCGCCAACACTAGCGATCCACTCTTTCTTTCAATCTCGGAACAAGTTGCTACCGAGATGAATCGCTGGTCGCAATCATTTTTATCGAAAGATATTATCGATGATGTTGAGAAGCAGCTGAAATTTACGACACGAATTTATCGGGCCCGAGGCCTACACCTCGATGATCGGCACATCCGTACTGAGGCTGGCCAGGCTCTATCGGCTTCTATTACAGACTTAACACTGTATGTCTGCAACAACTACCGAAGCTTGATGGAGCAAGGCCGTTCTGTGGTTTTGTATCTACCGAAGATTCAAACCGCAGAGGAAGCTGGCTTCTGGAATCGCATGCTCTGCGCTCTTGAAGACTATCTAGAAATTCCTGTGGGCACGATCAAGGCCTACGTTCTCGTCGAGCAGTTGGAAGCAACCTTTCAGCTCATGGAAATCAGAGCGGCACTGTCTCCCCATTTTGTAGGCTTTAACACAGGGCGTTGGGACTACATCAATAGCGTCGCTGATGCTATGGCCTTTGACCCGAACTTCATCAATCCCAATATCGAAGAAATTGGAATGACTTATGGCTATATGCGCAATTACGAAGACAGGGTCAGACGCGCTGTCAATACCCCAGACTTAGAGGGTCAATTTGCACTCTGGCAAGGGGGAATGGAGCCAAACATTCCAGTCGGATCTTCCGAGGGAGTCGAAGCTTCCATGAAGAAAGCCGTCAAAGGTGCTGAAAGAGAGCGTGAGGCTGGAGCTAGCGGCAAATGGGTGGCTCACTGGAAAATGGTCCACATCGTAAGGCCGGTCTGGGAGAAGGCAGGGGAAGAAAACCAATGCGGTCGCTCATTCCCCCCATTGACCTACACCAAGGAAGATCAGGATGGCCTAACCCTTCTAGAAGACGCCACCACCGACATCCGAGGTGCACGCAACCTGATTAGCGTTGCCCTCCAGTATGGCAATGCGTTTGCTCAAGGCTTTCAAGCGGCTGCATTGAAACCTGCCGACTTTTTTAATGATCCATCCGTACTCTACTTGATGGAAGATATGGCGACAGGCGAGATCCGGGTGAGCATTCTTTGGGAATGGCTCCACAAGGGGGCAAAGCTAACTGAAGCAGACTCCGCATTGAGTCTGAAGAAGGGCGATGTCTTCAATGAAGAAATCTTCTCAAAGCTCATGGAGCAAGAGTACCAAAAGCTTTTGGATGCTAAGGATAAAGATGTTCATGACGACTCAAAAACAACCACCCTACCCATAGCTCGAAGTATTGTGGATCGATATGTTCGTGAACCTAAAAAGTTACCTTGGTACATTGACCTTTTAAATCTAAACTTGGGTATTCATAACTTAATGACAGCTAACGAGCGAATTGAACTTTTCATTAATGAATTTCAGCGTAATGGGGTAAGAATGACTGAAAATCTAGACTTCCGGGCACAGGACAAAACCTTGGTGGATCTTGACGATCCTAATGAGTACAACAGTCAGCTCGAAGAACTGAAAGCGTGGATGAATGGCCCTCGTTTTTCAGAAATCAAGCGTCTTTACACAGCCAAGCAGGTCTTGGAACAAAAAGGCAGCATCGTAGAAAGCTTTCCCATCGCTCAGATGGCAGCAGAAGGTTTCTATGAATTACTGCGAAGCAAGTTCTCTAAAGGAGAGGCCATTACAACTTTTGGCCCTTATTCTCCTGGTCAAGCAGTTGCGATCAAACGGATGGGAATCGAAGGAATCTACCTCGGTGGCTGGGCAACATCAGCCAAAGGTTCGAAAACAGAAAACCCTGGGCCTGACTTAGCAAGCTATCCATTAAGCCAGGTGCCCGATGAAGCCGCCGGACTCGTAAGAGCACTCCTATCAGCGGATAAGAACCAAACCTACAGTCGCTCTAAGATGAGTCATGAGGATCGTGAACGCATTCCAAAGCATGACTTTCGGCCATTTATAATCGCTGATGCTGATACTGGCCATGGTGGCGAAGCCCATGTCCGGAACCTCGTGCGTCGCTTTGTTGAAGTTGGGGTTCCCGGCTACCACATTGAAGATCAGAAACCTGGCCTCAAAAAGTGTGGCCATCAAGGCGGTAAGGTCCTTGTTACTTCAGAGGAACAGATCAAGCGCTGTAACTCCGCGCGCTTCCAGCTCGACTTGATGGGGGTACCGGGAATCATCGTAGCTAGAACCGATGCAGAAGCTGCGTCACTACTTGATTCCTCAAGTGACGAGCGGGATCAGCCTTTTATTTTAGGTGCGACCAACCGCGAGGTCCCCAGCTATCGAACCTCTGTTATGGCTATGCAAAAAGCAATCTACGACCAAGGGATCACTGATATCAATGGCTTCCTGCTCTATAGCATAAGCAATAGCGCCTATGAAAAAGCAAACACCTGGCTAAAGGCGAACGAAGTCTTGCTGGTGATCGACCAAGAGATCGCCAAGTTTAGAGAGTCTGGCAAAGAAGACTTTGGCGAATCCTTCGATGTGATTTCTGGAGAATTTCATAAGCGATGGGAAGCTGCTGCCGGGCTAAAGATCTACACTCAGGCTGTCGCTGATCAGCTAGAGTCTGGCTCAAACGGTGGTATCAAATACGAATGGACGGTGGAGCAGTGGAACGACTTTGCAAAGGATGCCACTCACGAAGAAGCGGTACAAAAAGCCAAGGACATTGGCGTGGATGTGATCTGGGATTCAGAGCTTGCCCGAACTACCGAAGGTTATTATCAGGTTCGCGGTGGCATCGACTATGCCATTGCTAAGTCACTGGCTGTTGCTCCTTACTGCGATATCATTTGGATGGAAACTAAAACAGCTAACCTCGCAGATGCAAAAATTTTCGCCGACGCGATGCATGCCGTATTCCCTGATAAAATGCTGGCCTATAATCTCTCGCCTTCATTCAACTGGGACACCACTGGCATGACAGAAGACGAGATGCGAGACTTTCCCAAGGAGATTGGTAAGCTAGGTTTTGTGTTCAACTTTATCACCTATGGCGGTCACCAAATCGATGGTGTCGCCGGTGAAGAGTTTGCCACGGCACTGAAAAATGACGGAATGCTAGCTCTCGCCCGCATCCAGCGTCGTCTGAGACTATTGGAATCACCGTACAAGACTCCGCAAACCCTGGTTGGAGGCAACCGCATGGACGGTGTGTTGATGGCTACCTCAGGCCGTACCGCCACCACCCGAGCTATGGGTAAAGGCTCAACTCAGTTTCAACACTTAATCCAGACTGAAGTACAACCTAAAGTATTAGACTCCTGGCTAAAAATTTGGGGCGAAACCCACGATATAGGAGCGTCTGTAAGGGCCGAGCTTCGGCCTCATATTGCTGGTTCAGAGTTGCTTGAGTTGACCATTCGTAACGAATCGGCGCAAAGCCTAGCTAATGTGATCTTTGCGAGCTATAAAGATCGCAAAGACAAGATGATCCTATCGGTACGCGATCAAAATACAGATACCAGTATTCGTCGTAAGCGACTTATGCTCTTAGCACACCTATTCCTTATCTATCGCTATAACGTAGATTCGGTTCATTATGTAAGCCCTAGTGACCTTAATCATAAGCAGGCTGATCGGATGAAAGATCTTGGTATCTATAGTGATGTTCATAATGAAGTGGGGGATATTATTGTTGCCCATGTTGATAAGGATCTTGCTAAAAAGTACCAGTCCAATGATTTGACTGAGATTAGTAAGCTTATTCGGAAGGACTAG